A region from the Medicago truncatula cultivar Jemalong A17 chromosome 6, MtrunA17r5.0-ANR, whole genome shotgun sequence genome encodes:
- the LOC11441628 gene encoding 40S ribosomal protein S3-1, with amino-acid sequence MATQMSKKRKFVADGVFFAELNEVLTRELAEDGYAGVEVRVTPMRTEIIIRATRTQAVLGEKGRRIRELTSVVQKRFKFPENSVELYAEKVNNRGLCAIAQAESLRYKLLGGLAVRRACYGVLRFVMESGAKGCEVIVSGKLRAQRAKSMKFKQNYMISSGQPVKDYVDSAVRHVLLRQGVLGIKVKIMLDWDPKGKQGPKTPLPDIVTIHTPKDEEEYTRPAAVVAPLPVPIAV; translated from the exons ATGGCTACCCAAATGAGCAAAAAGCGAAAG TTCGTCGCTGACGGAGTTTTCTTCGCTGAATTGAATGAGGTTTTAACGAGAGAGCTTGCTGAAGATGGCTATGCCGGTGTTGAGGTTAGGGTTACTCCCATGCGCACTGAAATCATCATCAGAGCTACTCGTACCCAAGCTGTTCTCG GTGAGAAGGGAAGGAGGATCAGAGAGCTTACCTCAGTAGTCCAGAAAAGGTTTAAGTTCCCTGAGAACAGTGTTGAGCTTTATGCTGAGAAAGTTAACAACAGGGGACTCTGTGCCATTGCCCAGGCCGAATCTCTTCGTTACAAGCTTCTCGGCGGTCTTGCTGTTCGCAGAGCCTGCTATGGTGTCTTGAGGTTTGTTATGGAAAGTGGTGCTAAGGGTTGTGAGGTTATTGTCAGTGGAAAATTAAGGGCCCAGAGAGCTAAGTCCATGAAGTTTAAGCAAAACTATATGATTTCATCTGGACAACCTGTTAAGGATTACGTTGACTCTGCTGTTAGACATGTTCTTCTTAGACAG GGTGTTCTTGGAATTAAGGTGAAGATTATGCTTGACTGGGATCCTAAAGGAAAGCAAGGTCCTAAAACTCCTCTACCTGATATTGTTACAATTCACACTCCAAAGGATGAGGAAGAGTACACCAGGCCTGCTGCTGTTGTTGCTCCTCTACCTGTCCCAATCGCTGTTTAA